TTCGAAAACGGCGATACCAGCAATGATCGCGGCGGGCTGAAAGGCGGCGCCTTCGACCACGGGTTCGATCCGACGCACAAGGGCTTCTACCACGGCGGCGACCTCAAAGGTCTGACCGCCAAGCTCGACTATATCCAGAACATGGGCGTCACCGCGATCTGGTTCGCGCCGATCTTCAAGAACAAGCCGGTGCAGGGTCGTCCGGGCGAGGAAAGCGCGGGCTATCACGGGTACTGGGTGACCGACTTCACCAGCGTCGATCCGCATTTCGGCTCCAATGCCGAGTTCAAGGCCTTCGTCGATGCCGCCCACCGCCGCGGGATGAAGGTCTATATGGACATCATCACCAACCACACCGCCGATGTGATCGACTATGCCGAAGGGCTGGACAGCGGCTACGCCTACCGTGCCAAGGGCGATTATCCCTTCTCGCGGCGTGGCGGCACGGATGGGAAAGCGATCAATCCGGGCTTTGCGGGCGACGACAATCCTGACCCCGCGAACTGGGCGCGGCTGACCGACCCTTCCTTCGCCTACACGCCTGTCGTGCGCGAGGCGGAGCGCAACGTGAAGGTGCCTGCATGGCTCAATGACGTCACGCTCTACCATAACCGCGGCAACTCGCACTGGATCGGCGAGAGTTCTGTCTATGGCGACTTCTCGGGGCTGGATGATCTCGCGACCGAGCACCCGCGCGTTGTCAGCGGAATGATCGACATCTTCGGGGCCTGGATCGACGATTACGGGATCGACGGCTTCCGGATCGACACGGCAAAGCACGTGAACCCCGAGTTCTGGCAGGCCTTCGTCCCCGCCATGCAGGCCCGCGCCAAGGCCAAGGGGATCGATCACTTCCACATCTTCGGTGAGATCGCTTACGAAGAACCCACCGCAACCCTTGCCGCACAAGTGATGGCGGAAAGCGGTCTGCCCTATGCGCTGGACATGGGTTTTGCCAAGGCGGCCCAGCTGGTCGTCAGCGGCAAGGCCTCCCCGCGCCTGATGGCCGAATTCCTGCAGCAGGACGCGATCTATCCCGGCGGGGCGAAGACCGCGCTGGGCCTGCCGACTTTCCTTGGCAACCACGATTTCGGGCGGTTTTCGATGTTCGTGCGATCCATGAGCGGATCGGATGATGAAGCGACGCTGCTCGCGCGGGTGAAGCTGGGCCACGCGATGATGTTCCTGCTGCGCGGCGTACCAACCGTCTATTACGGGGACGAGCAAGGCTTCATCTCCGACGGCAACGACCAGCTCGCCCGCGAGGACATGCTCCCCAGCAAGGTCGCGGCCTATAACGACAACAACCTCGTCGGCAGCAGCGCCAGCACCGCGCAGAGCAATTTCGATCCTGCCCACCCGCTCTACCGCCTCGTAACCGAACTCGCCGCCGCGCGCAGCGCCAGCCCGGCGCTGCGCCGGGGCCTCAGCGAAGTGCGCGCTTTCGAGGAAGCCGCGCCCGGCCTGCTCGCGGTCGAGCGCCATGATCCCGAAAGCGGACAGCGCGTGATTGCCATGTTCAATACCGGCGCTTCGGCCCTTTCGCGCAATGTCGAGGTAAGCTACCGGACCACCGGTGTCGTGCCGCTTTTGGGCCAGTGCCCGGCCGCGCTCGCGGCGCCCGGTGCGGTCAAGGTGACGCTTCCCGCCTTCGGCTTTGCCGCCTGCATTCTGGAGACTGACGACTAATGGCAACCGCACTTGCCGAGACTGCCCCGGCGACCACCACTCCGCTGGCGTGGTGGCGCGGCGCTGTCATCTACCAGATCTATCCGCGCAGCTTCCGCGACACCAATGGCGACGGGATCGGCGACCTTGCAGGCATTGCAGACGGGCTGGACTACATCGCCGATCTTGGCGTGGACGGCATCTGGATTTCACCCTTCTTCACCTCGCCGATGAAGGATTTCGGTTACGACGTTGCCGATTACTGTGGAATCGACCCGAGCTTCGGGACATTCGCCGATTTTGACCGGGTCATCGAAAAGGCCCACGGTCTCGGCCTGAAAGTGATTATCGATCAGGTCTATTCGCACACCTCGGACGAACACGCGTGGTTCCAGGAAAGCCGCGCTGATCGCACCAACCCGAAGGCCGACTGGTATGTCTGGGCCGATCCCAAGCCGGATGGCTCGCCCCCGTCGAACTGGCAATCGGTGTTCGGCGGTTCCGCATGGCAGTGGGACGGGCCGAGGAAGCAGTATTACCTGCACAATTTCCTCACCAGTCAGCCCGATCTCAACGTGCACAATGTGGACGTGCAGGACGCGCTGCTGGATGTGGCGCGGTTCTGGCTGGGCCGCGGGGTGGACGGGTTCCGCTTGGACGCGCTGAACTTCTCGATGCACGATCCCGACCTGCGCGACAATCCGCCGAGCGGCATGCCAATGGAACTGGTCACGCGCCCGTTCGACATGCAGGTCAAACAATACAACCAGTCGCACCCCGACATTACCGGTTTCCTCGAGCGCATTCGCGCCACGATCGATGAATTTCCGGGCCGCTTCACGGTCGCCGAAGTCGGCGGGCCGGAGCCGCTGGCCGAGATGAAGGCCTTTACCGAAGGCGGCAAGCGGCTCGATTCCGCCTATAATTTCGACTTCCTCTACGCCCCGCGGCTGACCGCGCCGATCGTGCGTGCCAGCCTTTCGCAGTGGAGCGGCGATGCGGGCGAAGGCTGGCCCTCATGGGCGTTCTCGAACCACGATGCCCCCCGCGCCGTGACCCGCTGGACGCTGGATGGCGACATGGCGCGCGCCGCGCGATTGAACCTGCTGCTGCTGCTGGCGCTGCGCGGCAACCCGATCATCTATCAGGGTGAGGAACTGGGCCTGCCGCAGGGCGAGGTGGCTTTCGAAGACCTGCTCGATCCCGAAGCCATCGCCAACTGGCCGCACACGCTGGGCCGCGATGGCGCGCGCACCCCGATGCCGTGGGCTGCGAATGCCCCGCAAGCCGGGTTCTCCAGCGCCAACCGCACCTGGCTCAAGCTTGACCCCGTCCACACCGGCTTCGCGGTCGACCGGCAGGCCTCTGACCCCGCCTCGACCCTTGGCTTTGCGCGCCAGCTGCTCGCCCAGCGGCGTCAGCACCCGGCGCTGGTGCATGGCGATATCGAATTGCTGGACAGCCCGGAGGATATCCTTGCCTTCCTGCGCCACGACGATGCGGGCAGCGTGCTGTGCGTCTTCAACCTCGGCGAAATGCCCGGCGCATTCAGCGCTCCGGAAGGGCTCGGCGCATTGAGCCTGATCGCCACCGAGAGCGCGGTTGGCAGCGACAGCGTCCCGCTCACGCTCGCCCCCGGCACCGGCTACTGGGCCGAAGTCCAGGGCGGATAGGGGCAGATGGCCGATAACCCTCCCTCCTCCTCGGAAGCGCGGCGCAGTGCCACGCTCGAGGACATCGCGCGCGAGGCGGGTGTTTCGATCTCCACCGTGAGCCGTGCGCTGAATGACAGCCCCTCGGTGAAGCGCCG
This DNA window, taken from Porphyrobacter sp. ULC335, encodes the following:
- a CDS encoding alpha-amylase family glycosyl hydrolase, which codes for MATALAETAPATTTPLAWWRGAVIYQIYPRSFRDTNGDGIGDLAGIADGLDYIADLGVDGIWISPFFTSPMKDFGYDVADYCGIDPSFGTFADFDRVIEKAHGLGLKVIIDQVYSHTSDEHAWFQESRADRTNPKADWYVWADPKPDGSPPSNWQSVFGGSAWQWDGPRKQYYLHNFLTSQPDLNVHNVDVQDALLDVARFWLGRGVDGFRLDALNFSMHDPDLRDNPPSGMPMELVTRPFDMQVKQYNQSHPDITGFLERIRATIDEFPGRFTVAEVGGPEPLAEMKAFTEGGKRLDSAYNFDFLYAPRLTAPIVRASLSQWSGDAGEGWPSWAFSNHDAPRAVTRWTLDGDMARAARLNLLLLLALRGNPIIYQGEELGLPQGEVAFEDLLDPEAIANWPHTLGRDGARTPMPWAANAPQAGFSSANRTWLKLDPVHTGFAVDRQASDPASTLGFARQLLAQRRQHPALVHGDIELLDSPEDILAFLRHDDAGSVLCVFNLGEMPGAFSAPEGLGALSLIATESAVGSDSVPLTLAPGTGYWAEVQGG
- a CDS encoding alpha-amylase family glycosyl hydrolase codes for the protein MTRIFVRLAAVLCASTAVAGGPIAAETPAAPAPIAERQLEDEIIYFVLPDRFENGDTSNDRGGLKGGAFDHGFDPTHKGFYHGGDLKGLTAKLDYIQNMGVTAIWFAPIFKNKPVQGRPGEESAGYHGYWVTDFTSVDPHFGSNAEFKAFVDAAHRRGMKVYMDIITNHTADVIDYAEGLDSGYAYRAKGDYPFSRRGGTDGKAINPGFAGDDNPDPANWARLTDPSFAYTPVVREAERNVKVPAWLNDVTLYHNRGNSHWIGESSVYGDFSGLDDLATEHPRVVSGMIDIFGAWIDDYGIDGFRIDTAKHVNPEFWQAFVPAMQARAKAKGIDHFHIFGEIAYEEPTATLAAQVMAESGLPYALDMGFAKAAQLVVSGKASPRLMAEFLQQDAIYPGGAKTALGLPTFLGNHDFGRFSMFVRSMSGSDDEATLLARVKLGHAMMFLLRGVPTVYYGDEQGFISDGNDQLAREDMLPSKVAAYNDNNLVGSSASTAQSNFDPAHPLYRLVTELAAARSASPALRRGLSEVRAFEEAAPGLLAVERHDPESGQRVIAMFNTGASALSRNVEVSYRTTGVVPLLGQCPAALAAPGAVKVTLPAFGFAACILETDD